One Methanosarcinales archaeon DNA segment encodes these proteins:
- the mtrG gene encoding tetrahydromethanopterin S-methyltransferase subunit G → MAENTVPEIIVDPTDYREVIKKLDLIDEKIEFTHSEMQQRIGKRIGRDIGVLYGICIGLIIVVIYLLIITALGLSPSAPVQLQSGESLFEGIIRILLR, encoded by the coding sequence ATGGCTGAAAATACTGTTCCGGAGATTATTGTTGATCCGACAGATTATCGAGAGGTCATAAAAAAGCTTGACCTGATCGATGAAAAAATTGAATTCACACATAGTGAGATGCAGCAAAGGATCGGTAAACGAATAGGCAGAGATATAGGAGTTCTATACGGCATTTGTATAGGACTGATAATTGTCGTAATATATCTATTGATTATTACGGCATTGGGTTTGTCACCGTCTGCACCAGTTCAATTGCAGAGTGGAGAATCCCTTTTCGAAGGTATAATAAGAATTTTGTTGAGGTGA
- a CDS encoding tetrahydromethanopterin S-methyltransferase subunit F has translation MNDEIAESPQEFEYGKGVPMVVNPSLPVFDMITKDIRYKGQLIARNQKLDSGVGVAYKGVILGFIFAVIMIGLPIIAGGI, from the coding sequence ATGAATGATGAGATCGCTGAATCACCCCAGGAATTTGAGTACGGAAAAGGAGTACCCATGGTGGTAAATCCTTCTCTGCCTGTATTTGATATGATAACAAAAGATATCAGGTACAAGGGGCAGCTTATTGCCAGGAACCAGAAACTGGATTCAGGCGTTGGTGTTGCCTACAAAGGTGTTATTCTTGGATTCATATTTGCTGTAATAATGATCGGATTGCCCATAATTGCGGGAGGTATTTAA
- a CDS encoding tetrahydromethanopterin S-methyltransferase subunit A, with amino-acid sequence MADKKEPAVGWPVMKGEYEIGNPHDCVAVITCGSHLAAGPYLSAGASITGPCKTENIGIEKVVANIISNPNIRFLLVTGSEVKGHITGDAVVKIHANGTFENRIVDAVGAIPYIENLTEEAIARFQEQVECINLIDTEDEGKITSKIKELAARDPGAFDADPMIIEIKEEGAEEEEGAGMRPMAAEVAMIQARMRLIQAQTTDMGNLNKFASGVYSGKIEGAMIGITLTLGTLGLLILGGV; translated from the coding sequence GTGGCTGATAAAAAAGAACCAGCTGTAGGGTGGCCGGTCATGAAAGGGGAATACGAAATTGGTAATCCCCATGATTGTGTGGCTGTTATCACCTGCGGTTCCCATCTGGCTGCAGGACCCTATCTGTCTGCAGGGGCTTCTATTACAGGTCCCTGCAAAACAGAGAATATAGGTATCGAAAAAGTGGTCGCAAATATAATCTCAAATCCAAATATCAGGTTCCTTCTGGTTACGGGTTCTGAGGTCAAAGGTCATATTACCGGTGATGCCGTGGTCAAGATCCATGCCAATGGTACGTTTGAGAACAGGATCGTGGATGCCGTAGGAGCCATTCCATATATCGAAAACCTGACAGAGGAGGCAATTGCCAGATTCCAGGAACAGGTCGAATGTATCAATCTGATCGATACTGAGGATGAAGGAAAGATTACCAGCAAGATCAAGGAACTGGCTGCCAGGGACCCGGGAGCCTTCGACGCCGACCCAATGATCATTGAGATCAAGGAGGAAGGTGCAGAAGAAGAAGAAGGTGCAGGAATGAGGCCAATGGCTGCAGAGGTCGCCATGATACAGGCAAGGATGCGTTTAATTCAGGCCCAGACAACAGATATGGGCAATTTAAACAAATTCGCATCAGGTGTGTATTCTGGTAAGATCGAAGGTGCTATGATAGGCATAACCCTGACCCTGGGAACTCTTGGTCTTTTGATCTTGGGAGGTGTGTAA
- a CDS encoding tetrahydromethanopterin S-methyltransferase subunit B, which produces MSHVRVAPEFHLILEPMSGILAKEREDILEYSLDGISTYVDELNKIADDMMNQLGPDKKLMASFPGREKAAVTAGVWTNIFYGFIGGLILMFMVALMIKLGGVISG; this is translated from the coding sequence ATGAGCCACGTTAGAGTTGCACCTGAATTCCACCTGATACTTGAGCCCATGAGCGGAATTCTGGCAAAGGAAAGAGAAGATATATTGGAATACTCCCTTGACGGGATATCCACCTATGTGGATGAACTTAATAAGATAGCAGATGATATGATGAACCAGCTGGGTCCTGATAAAAAGCTTATGGCATCATTCCCCGGTCGAGAGAAAGCCGCAGTCACTGCCGGAGTCTGGACAAATATTTTCTATGGTTTCATAGGAGGATTGATCCTCATGTTCATGGTGGCCTTGATGATAAAACTGGGAGGTGTTATAAGTGGCTGA
- a CDS encoding tetrahydromethanopterin S-methyltransferase subunit C — translation MMSTAAGGPASGGISPNNVIVLGAVGGLAGIYLTLLNQNLDTTIFSFMAGIGAILAAVWGADAVRRVCSYGLGTGVPSIGMLALGMGIVAAMFGLSLPESGLIALPAASGPIISFITASIIGLIIGLMANKILKMNIPIMEKSMVEIAGAGCLVMIGLSVVIAGDFRFDEGIVPGVITTGYIALVFIGGAMAILHPFNACLGPDETQYRTLHVAVEKGSLMMVLAGVASLTVIDAVSSALTIVVGLIIFVVYFKKFMADTHHDAYLVTGTGLLPTEEELE, via the coding sequence CTGATGTCAACTGCAGCAGGCGGACCCGCATCAGGCGGGATCTCACCAAATAATGTCATTGTACTTGGAGCAGTAGGCGGACTTGCCGGTATATACCTGACTTTATTAAATCAGAATCTGGATACTACCATATTCTCCTTCATGGCAGGTATAGGTGCTATACTGGCTGCAGTATGGGGTGCTGATGCAGTACGCCGGGTATGCAGTTACGGTCTTGGTACAGGTGTGCCTTCCATTGGTATGCTTGCCCTGGGTATGGGTATTGTTGCGGCTATGTTCGGATTATCATTACCTGAATCAGGTCTTATTGCATTGCCGGCAGCATCAGGTCCCATAATCTCATTTATTACAGCTTCTATTATCGGGCTGATAATAGGGTTAATGGCAAATAAGATCCTGAAAATGAACATACCCATTATGGAAAAATCAATGGTAGAGATCGCAGGTGCTGGTTGTCTTGTCATGATAGGGCTAAGCGTTGTCATTGCCGGAGATTTCAGATTTGATGAGGGTATTGTACCCGGAGTTATTACGACCGGTTATATTGCTCTCGTGTTTATAGGTGGAGCAATGGCAATACTGCATCCTTTCAATGCCTGCCTGGGGCCTGATGAGACCCAGTACAGGACACTGCATGTTGCGGTGGAAAAAGGATCTCTTATGATGGTACTTGCCGGAGTGGCTTCATTAACTGTTATCGATGCAGTCTCCAGTGCATTGACCATTGTAGTGGGTTTGATAATATTCGTAGTATACTTTAAGAAGTTCATGGCTGACACTCACCATGATGCATACCTGGTCACAGGGACAGGATTACTGCCAACAGAGGAGGAACTGGAATGA